One window of Scylla paramamosain isolate STU-SP2022 chromosome 47, ASM3559412v1, whole genome shotgun sequence genomic DNA carries:
- the LOC135094937 gene encoding uncharacterized protein LOC135094937: MEGDLQHHRASCESCDIHSPSLPRETMELTPPPDYPFQHTVVDMFQWEGHTYMAYADWLTGWLEVAHFPNGASSYKIQTQLRKYFSRYGAPEHMSMDGGTNLTSAEMDTFYRNWGVSVRLSSAQYPQSNGRAEVAVKTAKRIIRDNTSPGGSLDNDKATLAILQYLNTPLRCINKSPAQLATGRQLRDGVPMAGQHLRLDQYWSQTLRKRERLMAEEQEAVTALDTPRSLQPLSTGARVRIQNQASNRWDRTGVITEVLPYRQYTVRLDGSGRLSLRNRRHLRCVKAGTGSTPGAPPTANPSSTPTGTTSAPQDRRPSRNKKRPLWLKDYEA, encoded by the coding sequence ATGGAGGGAGACTTGCAGCATCACAGAGCATCGTGCGAGTCCTGCGATATCCACAGTCCATCACTGCCACGGGAGACCATGGAGCTCACCCCGCCTCCTGACTACCCGTTCCAGCACACTGTCGTTGACATGTTCCAGTGGGAGGGCCACACCTACATGGCCTATGCTGACTGGCTGACAGGTTGGCTCGAGGTGGCCCATTTCCCCAACGGTGCCAGCTCCTACAAGATCCAGACGCAGCTTAGGAAGTACTTTTCTCGCTACGGAGCCCCTGAACACATGTCTATGGACGGAGGAACCAACCTGACAAGCGCGGAGATGGACACCTTCTACAGGAACTGGGGGGTCTCGGTGCGCCTGTCGTCTGCCCAGTACCCTCAGTCTAATGGCAGGGCTGAGGTGGCAGTCAAGACAGCCAAGAGGATCATCAGGGACAACACTTCCCCAGGCGGCAGCCTTGACAATGACAAAGCAACTCTGGCCATCCTGCAATACCTGAACACTCCCCTGCGGTGTATCAACAAGTCACCAGCACAGCTGGCCACTGGCAGACAACTTCGCGACGGGGTACCCATGGCTGGACAACACCTGCGATTGGACCAATATTGGAGCCAAACGTTGCGAAAGAGAGAACGACTGATGGCGGAGGAGCAGGAAGCAGTGACAGCTTTGGACACTCCAAGGAGCCTCCAACCCCTCTCGACAGGTGCCAGGGTCCGCATCCAGAATCAGGCCTCTAACCGGTGGGACCGGACGGGGGTGATAACAGAGGTCTTGCCCTACCGCCAATACACCGTCAGGCTAGACGGTAGCGGCCGTCTGTCTCTGAGGAACCGGAGACACTTAAGGTGTGTGAAAGCTGGAACAGGCAGTACCCCTGGTGCCCCACCCACCGCAAACCCCAGCAGCACACCCACCGGCACGACCTCGGCGCCCCAGGACAGACGCCCAAGCAGGAACAAGAAGCGTCCACTGTGGCTGAAAGATTATGAGGCGTAG